Proteins encoded together in one Lachnospiraceae bacterium JLR.KK008 window:
- a CDS encoding helix-turn-helix transcriptional regulator, with protein sequence MAKRPVPKYDFKAFGAAIKAARTGRKESRKKVSDEMFISPRYLANIENKGQHPSLQIFFELMLRYNISVDQFLLETPPEKNTQRRQLDALLDGMSDTGIRIVTATAKEISEVEKEGE encoded by the coding sequence ATGGCAAAAAGACCAGTACCGAAATACGACTTCAAGGCTTTTGGAGCAGCGATAAAGGCGGCGCGGACAGGGCGCAAGGAGAGCCGCAAGAAAGTAAGCGACGAAATGTTTATCTCGCCGCGCTACCTTGCGAACATTGAGAACAAGGGGCAGCACCCAAGTTTACAGATTTTCTTTGAGCTTATGCTCCGCTACAATATATCCGTAGACCAGTTCCTTTTGGAAACGCCGCCGGAGAAGAACACGCAGCGGCGGCAGCTTGACGCGCTCCTTGACGGTATGAGCGATACAGGCATACGGATTGTGACCGCAACGGCAAAAGAGATTTCCGAAGTCGAAAAAGAGGGCGAATAG
- a CDS encoding sigma-70 family RNA polymerase sigma factor, which produces MEPNSREFYKQCAFQKFCNTVLHNEACDTHRELRRHKAKEVTFSDMTLDEARQLHTFDEYFKREAAETVFEKAGKKITPKLLLEAIRTLPEEKRKAILLYYFEGMNDTEIAELFNTSRSTIQYRRTSSFEKLRKYLEENADEWDEW; this is translated from the coding sequence GTGGAACCTAATAGCAGGGAGTTTTACAAACAGTGTGCTTTTCAGAAGTTTTGTAATACGGTATTGCACAATGAAGCTTGCGACACCCATAGAGAACTTCGCAGACACAAGGCAAAGGAAGTGACCTTTTCCGACATGACCTTAGACGAAGCGCGGCAGCTTCATACGTTTGATGAATATTTCAAACGTGAAGCCGCCGAAACAGTCTTTGAGAAAGCCGGGAAGAAAATCACGCCAAAGCTGCTTCTTGAAGCAATCCGTACTTTGCCGGAAGAAAAGCGCAAAGCCATATTGCTGTATTACTTCGAGGGAATGAACGATACCGAGATTGCGGAGCTGTTCAACACGTCGAGAAGCACGATACAGTACAGGCGGACAAGCTCTTTTGAGAAATTAAGAAAATATCTGGAGGAAAATGCTGATGAATGGGACGAATGGTAA
- the mobC gene encoding plasmid mobilization relaxosome protein MobC — MDGRKRTVQIKFRVTEAERDLILEKMKLVPTRNMAAYLRKIAIDGYIIQIDHADIKAMTAEIQKIGVNVNQIARRVNATGNAYQEDIEEIKGVLAEIWRLQRLSLLKAP; from the coding sequence ATGGACGGACGCAAAAGGACGGTGCAAATCAAATTCAGAGTGACGGAAGCGGAACGGGATTTAATACTGGAAAAAATGAAGCTCGTTCCCACCCGGAACATGGCGGCATATCTGCGGAAGATTGCCATTGACGGGTATATCATTCAGATAGACCACGCCGATATAAAAGCAATGACCGCAGAGATACAGAAAATCGGGGTCAACGTCAACCAGATAGCCCGCCGCGTGAACGCGACGGGAAACGCATACCAAGAGGACATAGAGGAAATAAAGGGGGTGCTTGCGGAGATATGGCGGTTACAAAGATTAAGCCTGTTAAAAGCACCCTAA
- a CDS encoding ABC transporter ATP-binding protein: protein MIRYLKQYKFLLFLTALFTAISSLSYVFIAILLQQVMDIVDMGDMDGFIRILLFSLAYFTLMGVFMYLQSLFSKKFVCKIMKAVRSKTFIGIERHTIEDYSKNNTADYLSAITNDVKMIEDNYLLPLLQVIQYTIIFIASLAVMIYFDIIVTVCVIIAIAIMLVVPSLFGGLLSKRQDKYSDMLSDFTNHVKDLLSGFEVIKSYRMKKYVLSRFEISNEDTIKAKYSVDKAIAANEAVSMVLALLVQVVVVFLSAYFIIIGRISAGALLGMVQVSSNLANPLLIIFSNIPKIKSIKPITQKLNNLSDYKEQNTNTKKSPSFKKMIYVDDLHFSYDKENEVINGISLSIDKGKKYAFVGKSGCGKSTFIKLIAGYYSNFKGDVLYDADSLSVLDIDKITALSSVIHQNVYMFDESILDNICLHEDFSKEELQSVLSDSGLSQFIEQVPNGLKYHVGENGDNLSGGQKQRIAVARALIRKKPLLILDEGTSAIDMQTAYDIESRLLAISDLTLLTITHNMSSDILTLYDEIVFMADGKIIEHGTFEELITKHAAFYDFYQLKK from the coding sequence ATGATACGATACTTAAAACAATACAAATTCTTGCTTTTCCTTACCGCATTATTTACTGCAATCAGTTCTCTATCTTATGTATTTATTGCTATCTTATTGCAACAAGTTATGGATATTGTAGATATGGGCGATATGGACGGCTTTATCAGAATACTACTCTTTTCTTTAGCTTACTTTACACTTATGGGAGTATTCATGTACCTGCAATCTTTGTTTAGCAAAAAATTTGTCTGTAAAATTATGAAAGCTGTCCGTTCTAAAACCTTTATAGGAATTGAACGGCACACGATTGAGGACTACTCTAAAAATAATACTGCTGATTATTTATCCGCAATTACGAATGATGTAAAAATGATTGAAGATAACTATTTACTGCCCCTGTTGCAAGTTATCCAGTATACGATTATTTTTATAGCTTCCCTTGCTGTAATGATTTACTTTGACATTATCGTTACAGTCTGCGTGATTATCGCAATCGCTATCATGCTTGTTGTACCCAGTCTATTCGGAGGACTACTCTCCAAACGACAGGATAAATATTCTGATATGCTATCCGATTTTACAAACCATGTAAAAGACCTGTTATCCGGTTTTGAGGTTATCAAGTCTTATCGAATGAAAAAATATGTTCTCTCACGATTTGAAATAAGTAACGAGGACACTATAAAAGCAAAATATTCTGTTGACAAGGCGATTGCGGCAAATGAAGCGGTTTCTATGGTGCTTGCGCTTCTTGTTCAAGTGGTTGTTGTTTTTCTTTCTGCATACTTCATTATCATTGGTCGTATCAGTGCAGGAGCCTTGTTAGGCATGGTACAGGTAAGCAGTAACCTTGCAAATCCATTATTGATTATATTTAGCAATATTCCCAAAATCAAGAGTATAAAACCAATTACACAGAAGCTAAATAACCTTTCAGATTACAAGGAACAGAACACAAATACAAAAAAATCACCCTCTTTCAAAAAAATGATTTATGTAGATGATTTGCATTTTTCCTATGATAAGGAAAACGAAGTCATAAACGGTATTTCACTATCCATTGATAAAGGGAAAAAATATGCTTTTGTCGGTAAGAGTGGGTGTGGAAAGTCTACATTTATTAAGCTGATTGCCGGATATTACTCTAATTTCAAAGGTGATGTACTATATGACGCAGACAGTCTTTCCGTTTTGGATATTGATAAAATAACTGCGCTATCGTCGGTCATTCATCAGAATGTTTATATGTTTGATGAGAGCATTTTAGACAATATTTGCCTACACGAAGATTTCAGTAAAGAAGAATTGCAATCCGTATTGTCTGATAGTGGTTTATCACAGTTTATTGAGCAAGTACCAAACGGACTTAAATATCACGTTGGAGAAAATGGAGATAACCTTTCCGGCGGACAGAAACAAAGAATTGCCGTAGCAAGAGCTTTAATTCGTAAGAAGCCACTGTTGATTTTAGACGAGGGTACGTCTGCTATTGATATGCAAACTGCGTATGATATTGAAAGCAGGCTATTGGCAATATCTGATTTAACGCTACTTACTATCACTCATAATATGAGCAGCGATATTCTTACACTCTATGACGAAATTGTATTTATGGCAGACGGCAAAATAATTGAACATGGCACATTTGAAGAACTTATTACTAAACACGCTGCATTTTATGACTTCTACCAACTAAAGAAGTAG
- a CDS encoding TetR/AcrR family transcriptional regulator, producing MARNKYPEITVEKILEVSQRLFMEKGYDNTTIQDIVNELGGLTKGAIYHHFKSKEEIIDALGGKLFFDNNPFVTVQNQKNLNGLEKMREVIKLNHADNDRTELGKQSIPLLKNPRLLAELADTNRKLIAPLWLQLIQEGIEDGSIQTEYAKELSELLPLLTNFWLIPSVYPATPEELLSKFAFIKYLLDSMNLPIIDDEIFGMAQNYFEHLNVAE from the coding sequence ATGGCACGTAATAAATATCCAGAAATAACCGTTGAGAAGATATTAGAAGTGTCACAGCGGTTATTCATGGAAAAGGGGTACGACAATACAACTATTCAAGATATTGTAAATGAACTTGGCGGATTGACGAAAGGAGCAATTTATCATCATTTCAAATCAAAAGAAGAAATTATTGACGCATTAGGGGGGAAACTCTTTTTTGACAACAATCCATTTGTTACCGTACAAAATCAGAAGAACCTAAATGGTTTAGAAAAAATGCGTGAAGTCATTAAGTTAAACCACGCAGATAATGATAGGACTGAACTTGGAAAACAGAGTATTCCTCTTTTGAAAAATCCCCGCTTGTTGGCTGAACTGGCTGATACAAACAGGAAATTGATTGCCCCTCTTTGGTTGCAGCTTATTCAAGAGGGAATAGAGGACGGCTCTATCCAAACCGAGTATGCAAAAGAACTATCTGAACTTTTGCCATTACTTACAAATTTTTGGTTAATTCCCTCTGTCTATCCTGCAACCCCGGAAGAACTGCTTTCAAAGTTTGCATTTATCAAATATTTGTTAGATAGTATGAACTTGCCGATTATTGATGATGAAATTTTCGGTATGGCACAGAATTACTTTGAACACTTAAACGTAGCCGAGTAG
- a CDS encoding helix-turn-helix domain-containing protein, translating into MNGTNGNEPGYPENALVPYPVIVAATKGDPDAMKIVLQHFSGYIARLSMRKLYDERGNVYFGVDHDIRERLQAKLMMAVLTFKAEE; encoded by the coding sequence ATGAATGGGACGAATGGTAACGAACCCGGCTACCCGGAAAATGCCCTTGTTCCTTATCCTGTCATTGTGGCAGCGACAAAGGGCGACCCGGACGCCATGAAGATTGTCTTGCAGCATTTCAGCGGCTACATAGCCCGCCTCTCCATGCGGAAGCTGTACGACGAGCGCGGGAACGTCTATTTTGGCGTAGACCACGACATTCGGGAACGGCTGCAAGCAAAACTGATGATGGCTGTCCTCACCTTTAAGGCAGAGGAATAA